A stretch of DNA from uncultured Pseudodesulfovibrio sp.:
AAATTGAAGAAATAGAACAGCACGGACGACTGCACGACCTGCGAGCAGAACATGGCAATCCAGATGCCTTCGGCCCCGTCCATGATCTCGTGGCCCAGCAGGTAGGCCAGGGGAAGACGGAGAACCCAGGTGGCGCTGCCCATGATGAGCATGTTGTACATGGTGGCCCCGGCCCCGTTAAAGGCCCCTGCCAGGATCATGCTGGTCAGGGTGAAGGGAATGGCCAGCATGTTCCACTTGAGGTAGCTGACCGCCTGGGCGGCCACTGCCGAGTCGCGGGTGAGCAGGGCCACCCACGGATTGATGAACTGCCAGACCACCAGGGCGAAAAGGGAGATGGACACCAGCCCGAGGGCCAGGATGCGGAAGCCGAACCGTTTGGCCTCCAGCGGTTGCCGCGCTCCGAGATAGTGGCCGATGAGGATGCTCGCGGTCATGTTGAAGGCCATGGCGGGCATGAACAGCAGTGACTCGATGCGCAGTCCGATGGACATGCCGGCCAGGGCGTTGACGGCACCGCCGGGCAGGCTGGCGGTGATGGCGTACAGGACCAGATATCCGGACTGCCACACGACCTGCATGAGCCCCGAGGGCCAGGCCACTTTGACAAGGTAGGGCGTGGCTCGCTTCATCCAGCGCCAGGGCGCGAAACATGCCGGGTTGAGCTGGCCCTGTTTGGCCAGCAGGGCCAGGTTGAAAATCGCGCCGCAGGTGACCGAGCCGAAGGTGGCCCAGGCCAGTCCCTTGTACCCGATGTTCGGCAGGCCGAACCAGCCCAATCCCAAACCGAGATCGAGCACCGTGTTCAGGCTGGTGACGATGATCATGCAGTAGAGCGGGTAAAAGACCTGCTTGCGGGCTCGGAAAATGGCGTTGGTGATGAGCAGCATGTAGTAGGGCGGCAGCAGGAGCAGGAACACGGTCAGGAAATAATGGGTGACCGGGCGCATGGCCTCAGGAACCTGGAGGGCGGCCAGGAGCAGATCCTTGAGCGGCAGGCCAACGACCAGGAACACGGCTCCGAGCAGGCAGGCCAGGATGAGGCACAGCCCCACGTAACGCATGGCCCGTTTTTCCAATCCGGCTCCGATGGACTGGCTGATGGCCGCCACCGCGCCGTTGGCGACGGCCATGGCCACCACCAGCAGAAAGAACAGGGACTGGGTGATGATGCCCAGCGATGCCTGGACCTCACGGGAAATATATCCGGCCACCCACACGTCCGTCATACCGATCAGCACGTGGAACATGGTCATGATCAGCTGGGGCCAGGCCAGCTTCCAGATGGTTCTGGTGGGGGAGTGCGACATCTGCGCGGTGAGATCGTTGTTCGGCATGGAGCGGGATTTTGTTGCAGGTTGACCGAATTCGGCGGGGTGTGGCTTCATAATAGGTTCTTATTTCGGAAAGCCAAGGGTTCAGGGTTTATTTTTTTCAGTCCCGTACCCTTTCTAATCGGGTTGTTGCCCGACCCGATTCCCTGTATAGTGAAAGCTCAATTCAAAAGGGGGCGACACGCCTTTGGAGGCCAGGTCGAACGACAATGGGGAAGATGCAACTTAACACGGATATGCGGATTTTGGTGGTGGACGATTCCAGTACCATGCGGCGGATCATCAAGGCCGACTTGAAGGAGTTGGGTTTCAAGAACGTGATCACTGCCGATGACGGCAAACCTGCCTGGGAGATCATCCAGCGGGAAACTATTGATCTGATTTTGTCCGATCACAAGATGCCCGGAATGAGCGGTCAGGAGCTTCTGAGTCTCGTCCGCAAGCATCCTGATTACAAGTGCTTGCCCTTCATCATGATAACCGCCGAGGCCTTTCGTGAAAACGTCCTGGAGGCCATCAAGCTCGGCGTGTCCAACTACGTGGTCAAACCATTCAGCGCCCAGCAACTTCGGGAAAAGATCGAGAAGGTCTGCTGCGCGGTCTGCTGATTTCCTCTTAATGCTGATGGGGCACGTCCCCTTCCTCGTGTACATGGACATGGCTGTGGGGCTTGAGTTCGCCGGGCTGGATGCGGCCGTCCCGCATGGCCAGCAGGCGGTCCGTGGTCGCGGTCAGAAAGTCTGGGTCGTGGGAGACCACCAGCCGGGCCATGTCCAGCTTTTTCAGGATATCCACCAACCGGTCCTTGGCCTCGGGCGAGAGCCCGGTGGTGGGTTCGTCCAAAACCAGTACCTCGGGGCGCATGGATAAAATGGTGGCCAGGGCTACCAGCTTCTTTTCGCCGCCGGACAACCTGTGCGGTACCCGGTCCTCGAAACCTGCCAGACCGACTGTTTTCAAAGCCTCGTGCGCGCGTTCCATGGCTTCCTCTCGGCTCAGTCCCTGATTGAGCGGGCCGAAGGCGACGTCATCCAGAACCGTGGGGCAGAAGAGCTGGTCGTCCGAGTGCTGGAAGAGAAAACCGATCTTGAGCCGGGCGGTCTCGAAAGCCTTGGGTTCGGACATGGGGGCTCCGAACAGGGTGACCTCTCCCTTGTCCGGGGTGAGCAGGCCCATGAGTATGTGCAGCATGGTGGATTTGCCCGCACCGTTGGGGCCGAACAGGCCGAGTTTTTCACCGGGGTGGAGGTGGAAGTTCAGTCCCTTGAGAGTCTCCCCGCGTCCCGGAAAAGCGTATGAAATATCCGAAAGTTCAATGACGGCGTGGCTCAAAGCGGTCTCCCTTGGATGAATCCGATGTAGATCAGGCCGGCACTCAGCGCTGCGCAGGCCAGCAGGAACAGGTAATCGCCGGGCCGGGTCCTGAATGCGGTCAGGGTATAAAAGCGGCCTCTGAACCCACGGCAAAGCATCGCTCCATGAACCCGTTCCGCGCGGTCCCAGCTCTTGACCAGGAGCATGCCCACCAGCCAGGCGAAGGAACGGTAGGTGTGCGTGTCAGTGCGCGGTTTGAACCCTCGCGCCCGCATGGCCTGACGCATGGTCGTGTATTCCTGGTATATGGAAAATATGTAGCGGTGTGTGAACAGCAGGATGTGGCAAAGCTTGTCGGGTACGCCCAGTTGCTGCAGGGCCGGGCCCAGGTTCTGGATGGAAATGGTTCCGAGCAGGGCCATCAGGCTGATGACGATGGCGTTGGATTTTACCGTGATCAGCAGCGCACGGTCGATACCCTGCGCCGTGGCGTGAAGCGGACCGAGATCGAAAACCGGCTCGCCCGGCACCGAAAACGGCAGGAAGAACCAAAGAAAGGCAATGAACAGATTGACCACCATGAGCCGGTTGAGCACCAGGAGCATGTTCAACCGGGCCATCTTGACCAGAACCAGCCCGGCGGCCAAAGCCAACCAGGCTGGTTTGAGTTCGGGAAGCAGGGCCATGGGCAAGGTCAGAACCAGTGCTGCCAGCAGTCGGACGCGTGGGTCCATGCCGTGTAGAAAGGAATCGCCCGAGGCGAACGGCTCGGTCAGTGAGGCCACGCAAGCTCCTGTTTTTGGTACATGTCGGGGAGGTCAATCCGGCCTCCGGGCCGGATCACAGGAGTAATACAAAACCGGTGGCCGTGCAACCGGAGCTAGTCTGCGGCCAGCCCCACCTGGTCGGCAATACCGGACACCGAGTCGATGGCGATTTGCAGGAATTCGCCCAGCTCCAGGCCGATCTTGTCGCACTCGCGGATACAGTCTCGGTTGACGCTGGCTGCGAACGCCTTGTCCTTCATCTTCTTCTTGAGGCTTTTGGGGTTCATGCCGTCGATCTTGGTCGGACGAACCAGCGCACCCGCGTGGACCATGCCGGTGACGGTCTCGCCGCAGCGCAGGGCAAAATCAAAATCTGTCTGAGGATCTTCTGCCCCGTTCATCTCGCCTGCGTGGCGGCGGATGGCGTCCAGGGCCTCGACCGGGAGTTTGCCTTCAAGCAGCGCAACGGTGTCCAGGCCGTGGCGGTCATGCAGTTCCTTGGTTACGGCGTAGTCCAGATCGTGCAGCAGGCCGGTAATGCCCCACAACTCCTCGTCCTTGCCGAGCTTCCGGGCCAGTCCGCGCATGACGGCCTCGGATTCCAGGGCGTGATTGATCAGGCTGGTTTCGCTGTTGTGTTCCTTGAGCAGAGCAAAGGCTTCATCTCGGGTTATCATGTTCGCTCCTTGATGTTTGAGTGAAGGCGCATCATGCCCCAACAGGGCGGTCGGGTCCAGATACAGATGGCCTTCGGGAGAGGCGGTACAGTTATTCGCCGCAGAGCCAGCAGGCCACCTGCATGCCGTCCGGCTGGTCCATGAGTTCGGGGCGCCCGTTTCTGCATTTGTCGAAGGCTTCGGGGCAGCGGGGGTGGAAAGGACAGCCCGTGGGCGGATTCATGGGGCTGGGCAGGTCGCCGGTCAGGGCGATGCGTTCGGGCCTGTCCGTCGGGTCTGGCCTGAGCACCGCGGAGAGCAGGGCCTTCGTGTATGGATGCTTCGGGTCGTTGAACAGGGTCCGGCTTTCGCCGATCTCCATGATGCGTCCAAGGTACATGACCGCGACACGGTCACAGATATGGCTGACCACGGACAGGTCGTGCGAGATGAACACGTAGGTCAGATTCAATCTTTTTTGCAGGTCCTTGAGCAGGCCGAGGACCTGCGCCTGGACCGACACGTCCAGGGCGGATACCGGTTCGTCGCAGACCACCAGATTGGGGTCGAGCGCCAGGGACCGGGCCACGGCTACGCGTTGGCGCTGGCCGCCGGAAAATTCGTGGGGGTAGCGCTTGCCGTGTTCCGCCCGCAGGCCGACCAGCTTGAGCAGTTGATCTACCTTCTCGCGCCGTTCTTCCCTGGTGCCGATGTCGTGGATGTCCAGGCCTTCGCGGATGATGGAGGCGATCTTCTGACGCGGGTTCAGGGAAGAATACGGGTCCTGGAAGATCATCTGCATTTTGGAGCGCAGCTTCTTCTCGTCCCATGCGTCGATGGAACGGTTGCCGAAAATGACCTCGCCCGAAGTGACAGGCTCCAGCCCCATGATGCATTTGGCCAAAGTGGATTTGCCGCACCCGGATTCGCCAACCAGACCCAGGGTCTGGCCGCGTTCCACGCTCAGGCTCACGCCGTCCACGGCGCGCACGGTGCCGGTTTTCAGCCCCAACAGGCCGCCGGAGACCTTGAAGTGCTTGGTGACGTCGATCAGTTCGAGCAGGGCCATGGGCTAGTCCTCGTAGAGCCAGCAGCGGACCTTGCGGCCCGGTTGCGGTTCATAGAGCGGGGGAAGCATGAGCGAGCACTTCTTGTATGCCTTGGGACAGCGCGGATGGAACCGGCACCCTTGAGGCAGGTCGAAGATGGACGGGACAATGCCGGGAATGGGGTTGAGCGCTCTTGTCTCGCCCAGGGAGGGCATGGAGGCGAGCAGCCCCTTGGTGTAAGGGTGCAGCGGTTCGGCGTAGAGGTCGTTCGCTCCGGCCAGTTCGACTATCTTGCCGGAGTACATGACCACCACGCGCTGGGCCATGCGGGCAACAACGCCGAGGTCGTGTGTTATGAGCATGAGCGAACCGTTCATGCGTTGCGTCAACTCGTCCATAAGGTCGAGAATCTGGGCCTGGATGGTCACATCGAGGGCGGTGGTCGGTTCGTCGGCGATGAGGATATCCGGGTTGCAGGCCAGGGCCATGGCGATCATGACCCGCTGGCGCATGCCGCCGGACAGCTCATGCGGATAGGACTTGGCTATCTTGGCCGGGTTGGGGATGCCCACCAGCTTGAGAGCGTCCACGGCCTTTTCCAGAGCCTCGCGCTTGCCGAACCCCTGATGCAGCCTGAGTGGCTCGGCGATCTGGTCGTCGATGCGGAAGACCGGATTGAGCGCAGTCATGGGTTCCTGAAAGATCATGGAGATGGCGTTGCCGCGAACGTGCATGAGTTCGTGCTCGGACATGCCCAGAAGGTCCTTGTCCCGATACAGGATGGTCCCGTCCGTGACGCGGCCCGGGGGATCGGGTATGAGACCGAGGATGGACAGCGCGAGCACGGTCTTTCCGCAGCCCGATTCGCCGACGATGGCCAGGGTTTCTCCTTGCATAAAGGAAAGGCTGACGTTATCCACCGCCTTGGCAATGCCCTGGGCGGAGGAAAAGCAGGTTGTCAGCTCACGTATGTCCAGCAGTGGTTTTGTCATAAGAAATTCCGCAGGTTCGCCATCACGCCACCTATACGGCATATTGCGGCGGACGTAAACGATATCAGGGAGGGGAAATGGCAGAAGTGGTGATCGTTGGCGGCGGCCTGGCCGGGTGCGACTGCGCCTGGCAGTTGGCGAATGCCGGGGTGTCGGTGACCCTTTTCGAGATGAAGCCGGAGAAACGCAGCGAGGCACATTCCGAGGACGGACTGGCCGAGCTGGTTTGTTCCAATTCCTTCCGGGCGACCGGCCCAGCGGCGGCCATCGGTCTCCTTAAAGAGGAGATGGAGAGTCTGGGCAGTCTCGTCATGGAGGCGGCCTTTGCCACCCGTGTCCCGGCAGGCGGTGCCCTGGCCGTGGACCGGACCCTGTTCTCCGAATACATCACCACAAAGATCGAAGATCACGAGCTGATCACCGTGGTACGCTGTGAAATCGCCTCCCTGGACGATGACGCTCTCAAGGGATGCGACGCGGTGATTATCGCCGCCGGTCCTTTGGCCAGCCCTGAGCTGACCGAAAGCCTGATGGCGGCCGTTGGCGATGAGCGACTCTATTTCTATGATGCCATAGCTCCCATTGTATCGCGCGACTCGGTCGGTTTCGACAAGGCCTTCTGGGGCTCACGCTGGAAGCCGGAGGACGACGACTACCTGAACTGCCCCATGGATGAGGCCGAATACAAGGCCTTTGTGGCTGAGCTGCTGGCAGGGGAAAAGGTCAAGCCGCGCGAGTTCGAGAAAGAAGTCCATTTCGAGGCCTGCCTGCCTGTGGAGGCCATGGCCGAGCGCGGAGAGATGACCCTGGCCTTCGGTCCCCTCAAGCCCGTCGGGTTCACGGACCCGCGGACCGGCGAGCGGCCGTTCGCCATTGTCCAGCTGCGCACCGAGAACGCGGACAAGACCGCCTTTAATCTGGTGGGCTTCCAGACCAAGCTCAAGTATCCGGAGCAAAAACGTATTTTTCGCATGATCCCGGGGCTGGAAAACGCTGAATTTCTGCGTCTGGGGTCCATCCACCGCAATACCTATGTCAACGCACCGGAAGTCCTGGACGAGACCCTGCAGCTGAAAAATCGGCCTGGTGTATATCTGGCCGGTCAGATCACCGGAGTGGAAGGGTACCTGGAGTCGGCTGCCTGCGGTTTGTGGCTCGGCCTGTCCATGGCACGGCGTCTGCGTGGCGAGGAACTGCCAGAACCTCCGGTCGAGACGGCTCTCGGCGCGCTCATGAATCATCTGCGGACCAAGCCCGACAAGCAATTCCAACCGTCCAACGTCAATTTCGGGCTCATGCCCGGCCTTGAAGGCAGGATCAAGAAAAAGCTCAGGAAGGAAGCTTACGGCAAGCGCGCCCAGGCGGCGTTCTCGACCTGGTTCGAAAAGACCGGCCTCAAGGATTGATCCCCGCTTCGGCCAGCTCCGGATTCGAAACAGGGGATTTTCGCTGATCCTTATCTCCGCGAAATACGGGATGTTTCGTCTCGCCTTTCCCATGCCGTGTTGAAAGCCGTTCCTGCCCGGAATCACAACTGGTCCGCTCCATTTCCACGCGCTTATGGCGCAGATAAAGAATCGCTATGTGTCTCGCCCTTGCCAAGACAGGGGCGAAGGCGCATTTTATTTGTCAAACGGGCAACATTTTCGCCCGGACTCAAGGAGAGAGAATATGCAAGATAATAATTATGGCCCCCAGACAGTGGCCCTGCACGCGGGACACACCCCGGATGAGACCGGCTCCCGCGCAGTACCCATATATCAGACGACGGCCTATCTGTTCCGCGACACCGAGCACGCGACCAACCTGTTCGCCCTCAAGGAACCGGGCTACATATACACCCGTCTGAACAACCCGACCACGGACGTGCTCGAAAAACGGTTGGCCGCCCTGCACGGCGGGGCTGGTGCCATCGCCACGGCCAGCGGCATGGCCGCCATCTTCTATGCGGTCACGACCATCGTGTCCGCCGGACAGAACATCGTCAGCGGCTCCAACCTGTACGGCGGGACCCAGACCCTGTTCGAGCACACCCTGAAGCGGTTCGGCATCGAGGCGCGTTTCGTGGACTCTTCCGACCCGGCCAACTTTGAGGCGGCCATCGACGAGAACACCCGTCTGGTCTATTCCGAGGCCATCGGCAACCCGCGCTGCAATGTTGACGATCTGCTCGGCATCGCCAAAGTGGCCCATGCCCACGGCCTGCCTTTCATTCTTGACGCCACCGTGGCACCGCCGCCCATCTTCAATCCCTTCGATTTCGGTTGCGACATCGCGGTCTATTCCTTGACCAAGATCGTGGGCGGCCACGGCACGGCCATGGGTGGTGCCATTGTGGAGAAGGGCGACTTCGACTGGGCTGCAGGAGGCAAATATCCGGAACTGACCGAGCCGGACCCGACCTACCACGACATGAACCTGTGGGAAGCGCTGGGCGGTCCCTCGGGAGAGCCGTGCCCGATATTCACCACCAAGGTACGTATCGGCATGCTCCGCGACACGGGCGCGACCATTGCCCCGCAAAACAGCTTCCTGATTCTGCAGGGAATGGAGACATTGCCTCTGCGTGCCCGGCAGCACTGCGAGAACGCCCGCAAGGTGGCGGAGTTCCTGGAAGGGCATTATGCCGTGGAATGGGTCAACTATGCCGGACTGCCGAGTCATCCCGACTTTGACCGCGCCAAAAATACCTTCCCGCTCGGTCCGGGCGCTGTTTTCGGCTTTGGAGTCAAGGGCGGACTGGAAGCGGGCCGCAAGTTCATCGAGTCCGTTGAACTCTGCTCGCACCTAGCCAACATCCTGGATGCAAAGACCCTGGTCATTCATCCGGCATCAACCACCCACGGTCAGTCCACTCCCGAGGAGCAGGAAGCCGCCGGCGTTCCCCTGGATCTGGTGCGCATCTCAGTTGGCCTGGAGGATGCGGACGACATTATCGACGATCTGGATCGGGCACTGTCTTTGTCGCAGCGGTAGCCGAATCGTTGCAGGCAGTGCAGAGGAGTTTTGCCTCTTGATATAGATTTAATGGAAGTGTACCTTAATGCATCTTAACATTGCACAAAGGTACACTTCCATGATCCGCCTGCCTGCTGTCTTTCTGCTTCTGTCTCTTGTTCTTCCCTACCTGTTTGCCGGTTGCGCCCCGGTAACGGCGCGTCCGGACGTCGATCTCGAACTCGCGGCCAAGGAGGCAGCCATCCAGAAGCGGATGGCCGTCGAGAGCCGCATGAAAAAGTTCTGGCGCCTCAGTGACGTTTCCCTGTCTGTCCTGGAACATGGCACCGCCTTGTGCGCGGACCGTGTGACCTACTATCTCGGCATGGACACCAATTCCGTGGACAACGTGCCCGACGAGTGGCGGCAAGCATACAAAGACGCCCTGCATCTTGGCGATCGCGTCAGGGTGACCCGGGTTTTCGCGAACACTCCCGCTGCCGCGGCCGGATTCCAGCCCGGCGACATCGTTTTGATGATCAACGGAGAGAAGGTCGAGACGGGTGACGATGCCTATGCGAAGTTCACCCGCCAACTCCACGAGCAATTGAACACTGGTGAGCCCGTATCCTTTTGGGTTGAGAGGGATGGAGTGCCCGTGGCGCTCAACGCCCATCCGGCCAAGCGATGCGACTACGCCGTCGTCATGTCGGAAGACACCGTGGTCAATGCCTATGCCGACGGCGATTCCGTGGTCGTGACCAAAGGGATGATGGATTACGTCGAGAACGACGATGAACTGGCTTTGGTGGTGGGCCATGAAATGGGCCACAACGTCATGGGACACATCTCCAAGCAGGCCGGCAACCGCTTCATCGGTGCCGTACTGGATGGCCTGATCGCCGGAGTTACGGGAGTCTATACCAATAACTTCGCCAATGCCGCCGGTATGTTGTACAGCCAGGATTTCGAGCAGGAAGCTGACTACATGGGCGTGTATTTCATGGAACGGGCCGGGTACGACTCCACGGGGGCACCGAATTTCTGGCGGCGCATGGGGGCTGACAATCCATACGCGATTGGCCACGCAACCACACACCCGACTTCGGCATACCGCTATGTCTTTTTGGAAAAATGCTCCAAGGAAGTGAAAGAGAAAGAAAAGGAAGGGCAGAATTTGCTCCCCAACATGGAGGAGCTGAAAACCGCTTCAAAATAAAAAAGGCCCGCTTTAAGCGGGCCTTTTCCTTTCCTGTAGCGAAGACCTAGAAGAGAATCTTTTCGGGCGGCCTGCGTTCGGGAACCACCTGTTTCTCGATGGTGCCTTCGTTGAACTCCTTGCTGACATACAGTGCGCAGAAGCAGGCGCCGTATTCCTTGACGTCCTCCTCGCGGTATACGCAGGGGCACAGGATGTCCTTGTCCGCCTCGTACTCGCCATTGGCCAGCCGACAGGGGCAGGCCATATAGCCAAGGCGTTCCTTGTTGGTCAGCAGGCTCTCCAGCAGGGGCATGGTCATATCCATGTCTTCGTTGAAGTAGTAGCCCTTGGGTTCCTGGACCTTCTTCAACATTTCGTACAGCTGCTTGGCGTCCATGGGCTAGTCCTCTTTGAGAGCCTTGTCGATCTGATCCTTGTGAAAGCCGACGATGACCTTGTCGTGGATGACAATGGTCGGGAAGGAGACAGCGGGGTTGCGTTCCTTGACTTCCTTGACGATTTGCTTGCGCTCGTCGCCGGTCAACTCATCTACGTGGACGCAGTCGTACTTCACGCCGCATTCATCCAGATATTTTTTGGCATTCCTGCAGTGAATGCAGGTAGAAAGTGCATAGACCTTGATGTCGTTCATATGAAACGCCTCCATGTCGAACGGTTTGGCGGGTGCGTCGTTTTCGGGCATTCCGTCAGTGTTTTTTCCAAATGCTTTTTTCAATGTGTTGAACATATCGCATCACCTGCTCAGCGTCAGTTCAAGTTTGCGTACTATCAGGGAGCACAAGAATGTGAGCACGAAATACATGACCAGTACCAGGATCCAGATTTCGAAGCTCCGATATGTGGTTGTCATGAGTTGCTGGGCCTGAAACGTCAGCTCTTCTATGGAGATGACGGAGACGATAGCCGAGTCCTTCACAATAGATATAAACTGTCCGGCCAGGGCTGGCAACATGCGTTGCAGGGCCTGGGGCAGTATGACGTGGCGCAATGTCTGGAAGCGAGTCATGCCGGTGGAGGCCGACGCCTCCCACTGGCCGGGCTCCACGGAGTCGATGCCCGCGCGGACGATCTCCGCGATATAGGCGGCCTCGAACAAGGCTAGGGTGAGCAGGGCGGACAGGAAGCGCGGGAACCTGTTCATGGGACCGAAGAACCAGCCCAAGACCTCTCGTGCGTCGTCGGACAACCCGTAGATCAGATGCTCCACTCCAAGGAGGGTCATGATCTGGTCGCCGATGAAAAAATAGAAGACGAAAATGAGCACCAGGGGCGGGGTGTTGCGGATAAGCCCCACATAGACTGCGCCCACCTGGCGTTTGAACAGACTCGGGCTGACCCGGAACAACCCGATAAAGACGCCTAAAATGATGGCCAGCAGGCCGGACCAGACCGACAGACGGATGGTGGTGAACAGCCCCTTGGTCAGCAGACCCGGGACCCAATACCCGCTTTTTTCGTCATAACGCAGGAGGAACTGGGGAATGACCTCCCAGTTCCAGTGGTAGTTGAGCCCGGTGGCGGCCTTGAAAATGATATAGCCGAAGGCCCCTGCCAGAGCCGCCAGGATGGCGGCGTCCAGCAGGGTGATCTTCAGGCGCTTTTCTGTGGTCGAAGACAAGAAGCCGGCTCTGTTACTGGATCTGATTTTCCCAGTCGTTGGTGAAGAACCAGTATTCGTAACGGTTCTGCAGCCAGCCCTTGCTCATGGTCACGCGGACCCAGTTGTTCAGCCAGTTCAGGAAGTCGGGGTCGCCCTTCTTCACGGCAAAGGCGATGGGTTCCCTGGTGAAGTCGTCCTTGAGGGGCAGGAAGAGCTGGTCCGCGTATTCCTTGGACAGGTTCATCGGCAGCGGGTTGGAGGCGACCACGGCGTGGACACGCTCGTTGAGCAGTTCCTGGATGGTCTGGGATTCCTCGTCGAAGAAGAGGATCTTGGCCTTGGGCAGGAAGTTCTTGGCCGCTTCGGCTGCAGTGGTGCCAAGGCGCACGGCGATGGTCGTGGCCGGGTTGTTGAAGTCCTGGATGGTGCTGCGACCTTCGGCGAGCTTCTTGCTCGCTACGATGGACATGCCCGAATATTCGTAGGGCAGGGAGAAGTTCACCTTGAGGTTGCGCTGGGGAGTGACGGACATGCCGCCGATGATGATGTCGAACTTGCCGGTCAGCAGGGCCGGGATGATACCGGACCATTTGGTGGGCACGAATTCGACTTTTA
This window harbors:
- a CDS encoding M48 family metallopeptidase; this encodes MIRLPAVFLLLSLVLPYLFAGCAPVTARPDVDLELAAKEAAIQKRMAVESRMKKFWRLSDVSLSVLEHGTALCADRVTYYLGMDTNSVDNVPDEWRQAYKDALHLGDRVRVTRVFANTPAAAAGFQPGDIVLMINGEKVETGDDAYAKFTRQLHEQLNTGEPVSFWVERDGVPVALNAHPAKRCDYAVVMSEDTVVNAYADGDSVVVTKGMMDYVENDDELALVVGHEMGHNVMGHISKQAGNRFIGAVLDGLIAGVTGVYTNNFANAAGMLYSQDFEQEADYMGVYFMERAGYDSTGAPNFWRRMGADNPYAIGHATTHPTSAYRYVFLEKCSKEVKEKEKEGQNLLPNMEELKTASK
- a CDS encoding ferredoxin-thioredoxin reductase catalytic domain-containing protein yields the protein MDAKQLYEMLKKVQEPKGYYFNEDMDMTMPLLESLLTNKERLGYMACPCRLANGEYEADKDILCPCVYREEDVKEYGACFCALYVSKEFNEGTIEKQVVPERRPPEKILF
- a CDS encoding glutaredoxin family protein, which encodes MNDIKVYALSTCIHCRNAKKYLDECGVKYDCVHVDELTGDERKQIVKEVKERNPAVSFPTIVIHDKVIVGFHKDQIDKALKED
- a CDS encoding amino acid ABC transporter permease, whose protein sequence is MSSTTEKRLKITLLDAAILAALAGAFGYIIFKAATGLNYHWNWEVIPQFLLRYDEKSGYWVPGLLTKGLFTTIRLSVWSGLLAIILGVFIGLFRVSPSLFKRQVGAVYVGLIRNTPPLVLIFVFYFFIGDQIMTLLGVEHLIYGLSDDAREVLGWFFGPMNRFPRFLSALLTLALFEAAYIAEIVRAGIDSVEPGQWEASASTGMTRFQTLRHVILPQALQRMLPALAGQFISIVKDSAIVSVISIEELTFQAQQLMTTTYRSFEIWILVLVMYFVLTFLCSLIVRKLELTLSR
- a CDS encoding transporter substrate-binding domain-containing protein, which encodes MKRILAIATLFILLVSAFGCSQEPIQKKTDKNAPAASATTAESGSQLDTILKRGTIRVGFDTFKPWAMKDKNGDYIGFEIEVARQLAEDMGVKVEFVPTKWSGIIPALLTGKFDIIIGGMSVTPQRNLKVNFSLPYEYSGMSIVASKKLAEGRSTIQDFNNPATTIAVRLGTTAAEAAKNFLPKAKILFFDEESQTIQELLNERVHAVVASNPLPMNLSKEYADQLFLPLKDDFTREPIAFAVKKGDPDFLNWLNNWVRVTMSKGWLQNRYEYWFFTNDWENQIQ